A region of Channa argus isolate prfri chromosome 8, Channa argus male v1.0, whole genome shotgun sequence DNA encodes the following proteins:
- the LOC137132172 gene encoding 3',5'-cyclic-AMP phosphodiesterase 4C-like isoform X3 has protein sequence MECTTLSREGAGLAKPPKHLWRQPRTHIRIKQRFNSDTERYLCRNRTLEKLRPGLKKPRMSWPSSLKRFDVENGLSVGRSPLDSQTSPGSGLVLQANFPHSQRRESFLYRSDSDFDLSPKTMSRNSSTASDLEEGLKHWEVSWLPRHGEDMIVTPFAQVLASLRTVRSNVAVLTHLQDRVGNKRPSSGNQPSTCKPCLTEEPYQKLAVETLEELDWCLDQLETLQTRHSVSEMASNKFKRMLNRELTQLSETSRSGNQVSEFIANTFLEKQHDVEILSPPLKEKEKKKRPMSQISGVKKVTQSPSLAPTCIPRFGVTTPHESMLAKEIEDITRWGMDIFKVAEYSGNRPLTVIMHSVFQERDLLKTFKIPIDTFITFMMTLEDHYHADVAYHNNIHAADVVQSTHVLLSTPALEAVFTDLEIMAALFASAIHDVDHPGVTNQFLINTSSELALMYNDSSVLENHHLAVGFKLLQEDNCDIFQNLSKKQKDSLRKMVIDMVLATDMSKHMNFLADMKTMVETKKVTSLGVLLLDNYSDRIQVLQNMVHCADLSNPTKPLELYRQWTDRIMVEFFTQGDRERDKGMEISPMCDKHNASIEKSQVGFIDYIVHPLWETWADLVHPDAQDILDTLEDNREWYQSMIPRSPEPPSPEEHHVEVEPAGGAVGAGGAAPSGGGGDKFQFELTLEEEEEDEEERESDLESPLDEDSHSGGERHRDSSPSLSPDPNSSSRYRPPSPHPPRTLSLATMSACSPHRTLVTPRREGTDRDRELSQEGDGVAFLHLGT, from the exons TTTTGATGTGGAGAATGGCCTGTCAGTGGGTCGCAGTCCACTGGACTCTCAGACTAGCCCGGGTTCTGGTCTGGTACTTCAGGCCAACTTCCCCCACAGTCAGCGCCGTGAGTCATTCCTCTACCGCTCCGACTCAGACTTCGACCTCTCGCCCAAAACCATGTCCCGCAACTCGTCCACTGCCAGCGACCT GGAGGAGGGATTGAAGCATTGGGAAGTCAGTTGGCTACCTCG gcATGGAGAAGACATGATAGTGACGCCATTTGCACAG GTTCTTGCCAGTCTACGAACAGTGAGAAGTAACGTTGCTGTTCTGACACATCTGCAAGATCGTGTGGGAAACAA GCGGCCATCGAGTGGAAACCAACCATCCACGTGTAAACCATGTCTCACAG AGGAGCCTTACCAGAAGCTGGCAGTGGAGACACTGGAAGAGCTGGACTGGTGTTTGGACCAGCTGGAGACGCTACAGACAAGACACTCAGTTAGCGAGATGGCATCAAATAAG TTTAAAAGGATGCTGAATCGCGAGCTGACACAGCTGTCAGAGACAAGCCGTTCAGGGAATCAGGTGTCCGAGTTCATCGCCAACACCTTCTTAG AGAAACAACATGACGTGGAGATCCTGTCTCCACCTCttaaggagaaggagaagaagaagaggccAATGTCACAGATCAGCGGTGTGAAAAAGGTCACACAAAGTCCCAGCTTAGCACCCACCTGCATCCCTCGCTTTGGAGTCACCACACCGCATGAAAGCATGCTGGCCAAG GAGATTGAGGACATTACTCGTTGGGGTATGGATATTTTCAAGGTAGCAGAATATTCCGGAAACCGGCCCCTGACGGTGATCATGCACTCTGTCTTCCAG GAGCGAGACCTTTTGAAAACCTTTAAGATCCCAATTGACACCTTCATCACTTTCATGATGACCTTGGAGGACCACTACCATGCTGATGTAGCTTATCACAATAACATCCATGCAGCTGACGTTGTGCAGTCCACACACGTCCTCCTGTCCACTCCTGCTTTAGAG GCGGTGTTCACAGACCTGGAGATCATGGCTGCTCTCTTCGCCAGTGCCATCCATGATGTCGACCACCCAGGAGTCACCAACCAGTTCCTAATAAACACCA GTTCAGAGTTAGCTTTGATGTATAACGATTCCTCGGTGCTAGAGAATCACCACCTTGCTGTGGGTTTTAAACTGCTCCAAGAGGATAACTGTGACATCTTCCAAAACCTCAGCAAGAAACAGAAAGACTCCCTCCGCAAGATGGTGATCGACATG GTGCTGGCCACAGATATGTCCAAACACATGAACTTCTTGGCAGACATGAAGACAATGGTTGAGACCAAGAAGGTGACCAGTCTGGGAGTCCTGCTGCTTGACAACTACTCCGATCGCATCCAG GTTCTGCAGAACATGGTCCACTGTGCTGACCTGAGCAACCCAACCAAACCACTGGAGCTGTATCGGCAGTGGACAGATCGAATAATGGTGGAGTTCTTTACGCAGGGAGACCGGGAGCGGGACAAGGGCATGGAGATCAGTCCAATGTGCGACAAACACAACGCCTCCATAGAGAAGAGCCAG GTGGGGTTCATTGACTACATTGTCCACCCTCTGTGGGAGACCTGGGCGGACTTGGTGCACCCTGATGCTCAGGACATCCTGGACACGCTGGAGGACAACAGGGAGTGGTACCAGAGCATGATCCCTCGCAGCCCCGAGCCCCCCAGCCCTGAGGAGCACCATGTTGAGGTTGAACCAGCAGGAGGAGCTGTGGGAGCAGGAGGGGCTGCCCCTTCAGGAGGTGGAGGGGACAAGTTCCAGTTTGAACTCACTctagaggaagaggaagaggatgaggaggaaagagagtCTGACCTCGAGAGTCCTCTAGATGAGGACTCTCACTCGGGTGGCGAGCGGCACCGGGACTCCTCACCATCCCTGTCTCCTGAccccaacagcagcagcaggtaccGCCCCCCCTCACCCCACCCACCTCGAACCCTAAGTTTGGCCACCATGTCTGCGTGCAGCCCCCACAGGACGCTGGTCACTCCAAGGCGAGAGggcacagacagagacagagaactGAGCCAGGAGGGTGACGGAGTAGCCTTCCTGCATCTTGGCACATAA
- the LOC137132172 gene encoding 3',5'-cyclic-AMP phosphodiesterase 4C-like isoform X4, with translation MSWLEVNKNHGRRDSLPVVQHAVRRRFSGSVVLPPLWRRHSCQDHAYDGRRMSAVHGVPLDRLEVLYRRALASHDEHRFDVENGLSVGRSPLDSQTSPGSGLVLQANFPHSQRRESFLYRSDSDFDLSPKTMSRNSSTASDLHGEDMIVTPFAQVLASLRTVRSNVAVLTHLQDRVGNKRPSSGNQPSTCKPCLTEEPYQKLAVETLEELDWCLDQLETLQTRHSVSEMASNKFKRMLNRELTQLSETSRSGNQVSEFIANTFLEKQHDVEILSPPLKEKEKKKRPMSQISGVKKVTQSPSLAPTCIPRFGVTTPHESMLAKEIEDITRWGMDIFKVAEYSGNRPLTVIMHSVFQERDLLKTFKIPIDTFITFMMTLEDHYHADVAYHNNIHAADVVQSTHVLLSTPALEAVFTDLEIMAALFASAIHDVDHPGVTNQFLINTSSELALMYNDSSVLENHHLAVGFKLLQEDNCDIFQNLSKKQKDSLRKMVIDMVLATDMSKHMNFLADMKTMVETKKVTSLGVLLLDNYSDRIQVLQNMVHCADLSNPTKPLELYRQWTDRIMVEFFTQGDRERDKGMEISPMCDKHNASIEKSQVGFIDYIVHPLWETWADLVHPDAQDILDTLEDNREWYQSMIPRSPEPPSPEEHHVEVEPAGGAVGAGGAAPSGGGGDKFQFELTLEEEEEDEEERESDLESPLDEDSHSGGERHRDSSPSLSPDPNSSSRYRPPSPHPPRTLSLATMSACSPHRTLVTPRREGTDRDRELSQEGDGVAFLHLGT, from the exons TTTTGATGTGGAGAATGGCCTGTCAGTGGGTCGCAGTCCACTGGACTCTCAGACTAGCCCGGGTTCTGGTCTGGTACTTCAGGCCAACTTCCCCCACAGTCAGCGCCGTGAGTCATTCCTCTACCGCTCCGACTCAGACTTCGACCTCTCGCCCAAAACCATGTCCCGCAACTCGTCCACTGCCAGCGACCT gcATGGAGAAGACATGATAGTGACGCCATTTGCACAG GTTCTTGCCAGTCTACGAACAGTGAGAAGTAACGTTGCTGTTCTGACACATCTGCAAGATCGTGTGGGAAACAA GCGGCCATCGAGTGGAAACCAACCATCCACGTGTAAACCATGTCTCACAG AGGAGCCTTACCAGAAGCTGGCAGTGGAGACACTGGAAGAGCTGGACTGGTGTTTGGACCAGCTGGAGACGCTACAGACAAGACACTCAGTTAGCGAGATGGCATCAAATAAG TTTAAAAGGATGCTGAATCGCGAGCTGACACAGCTGTCAGAGACAAGCCGTTCAGGGAATCAGGTGTCCGAGTTCATCGCCAACACCTTCTTAG AGAAACAACATGACGTGGAGATCCTGTCTCCACCTCttaaggagaaggagaagaagaagaggccAATGTCACAGATCAGCGGTGTGAAAAAGGTCACACAAAGTCCCAGCTTAGCACCCACCTGCATCCCTCGCTTTGGAGTCACCACACCGCATGAAAGCATGCTGGCCAAG GAGATTGAGGACATTACTCGTTGGGGTATGGATATTTTCAAGGTAGCAGAATATTCCGGAAACCGGCCCCTGACGGTGATCATGCACTCTGTCTTCCAG GAGCGAGACCTTTTGAAAACCTTTAAGATCCCAATTGACACCTTCATCACTTTCATGATGACCTTGGAGGACCACTACCATGCTGATGTAGCTTATCACAATAACATCCATGCAGCTGACGTTGTGCAGTCCACACACGTCCTCCTGTCCACTCCTGCTTTAGAG GCGGTGTTCACAGACCTGGAGATCATGGCTGCTCTCTTCGCCAGTGCCATCCATGATGTCGACCACCCAGGAGTCACCAACCAGTTCCTAATAAACACCA GTTCAGAGTTAGCTTTGATGTATAACGATTCCTCGGTGCTAGAGAATCACCACCTTGCTGTGGGTTTTAAACTGCTCCAAGAGGATAACTGTGACATCTTCCAAAACCTCAGCAAGAAACAGAAAGACTCCCTCCGCAAGATGGTGATCGACATG GTGCTGGCCACAGATATGTCCAAACACATGAACTTCTTGGCAGACATGAAGACAATGGTTGAGACCAAGAAGGTGACCAGTCTGGGAGTCCTGCTGCTTGACAACTACTCCGATCGCATCCAG GTTCTGCAGAACATGGTCCACTGTGCTGACCTGAGCAACCCAACCAAACCACTGGAGCTGTATCGGCAGTGGACAGATCGAATAATGGTGGAGTTCTTTACGCAGGGAGACCGGGAGCGGGACAAGGGCATGGAGATCAGTCCAATGTGCGACAAACACAACGCCTCCATAGAGAAGAGCCAG GTGGGGTTCATTGACTACATTGTCCACCCTCTGTGGGAGACCTGGGCGGACTTGGTGCACCCTGATGCTCAGGACATCCTGGACACGCTGGAGGACAACAGGGAGTGGTACCAGAGCATGATCCCTCGCAGCCCCGAGCCCCCCAGCCCTGAGGAGCACCATGTTGAGGTTGAACCAGCAGGAGGAGCTGTGGGAGCAGGAGGGGCTGCCCCTTCAGGAGGTGGAGGGGACAAGTTCCAGTTTGAACTCACTctagaggaagaggaagaggatgaggaggaaagagagtCTGACCTCGAGAGTCCTCTAGATGAGGACTCTCACTCGGGTGGCGAGCGGCACCGGGACTCCTCACCATCCCTGTCTCCTGAccccaacagcagcagcaggtaccGCCCCCCCTCACCCCACCCACCTCGAACCCTAAGTTTGGCCACCATGTCTGCGTGCAGCCCCCACAGGACGCTGGTCACTCCAAGGCGAGAGggcacagacagagacagagaactGAGCCAGGAGGGTGACGGAGTAGCCTTCCTGCATCTTGGCACATAA
- the LOC137132172 gene encoding 3',5'-cyclic-AMP phosphodiesterase 4C-like isoform X6 — MECTTLSREGAGLAKPPKHLWRQPRTHIRIKQRFNSDTERYLCRNRTLEKLRPGLKKPRMSWPSSLKRFDVENGLSVGRSPLDSQTSPGSGLVLQANFPHSQRRESFLYRSDSDFDLSPKTMSRNSSTASDLHGEDMIVTPFAQVLASLRTVRSNVAVLTHLQDRVGNKRPSSGNQPSTCKPCLTEEPYQKLAVETLEELDWCLDQLETLQTRHSVSEMASNKFKRMLNRELTQLSETSRSGNQVSEFIANTFLEKQHDVEILSPPLKEKEKKKRPMSQISGVKKVTQSPSLAPTCIPRFGVTTPHESMLAKEIEDITRWGMDIFKVAEYSGNRPLTVIMHSVFQERDLLKTFKIPIDTFITFMMTLEDHYHADVAYHNNIHAADVVQSTHVLLSTPALEAVFTDLEIMAALFASAIHDVDHPGVTNQFLINTSSELALMYNDSSVLENHHLAVGFKLLQEDNCDIFQNLSKKQKDSLRKMVIDMVLATDMSKHMNFLADMKTMVETKKVTSLGVLLLDNYSDRIQVLQNMVHCADLSNPTKPLELYRQWTDRIMVEFFTQGDRERDKGMEISPMCDKHNASIEKSQVGFIDYIVHPLWETWADLVHPDAQDILDTLEDNREWYQSMIPRSPEPPSPEEHHVEVEPAGGAVGAGGAAPSGGGGDKFQFELTLEEEEEDEEERESDLESPLDEDSHSGGERHRDSSPSLSPDPNSSSRYRPPSPHPPRTLSLATMSACSPHRTLVTPRREGTDRDRELSQEGDGVAFLHLGT; from the exons TTTTGATGTGGAGAATGGCCTGTCAGTGGGTCGCAGTCCACTGGACTCTCAGACTAGCCCGGGTTCTGGTCTGGTACTTCAGGCCAACTTCCCCCACAGTCAGCGCCGTGAGTCATTCCTCTACCGCTCCGACTCAGACTTCGACCTCTCGCCCAAAACCATGTCCCGCAACTCGTCCACTGCCAGCGACCT gcATGGAGAAGACATGATAGTGACGCCATTTGCACAG GTTCTTGCCAGTCTACGAACAGTGAGAAGTAACGTTGCTGTTCTGACACATCTGCAAGATCGTGTGGGAAACAA GCGGCCATCGAGTGGAAACCAACCATCCACGTGTAAACCATGTCTCACAG AGGAGCCTTACCAGAAGCTGGCAGTGGAGACACTGGAAGAGCTGGACTGGTGTTTGGACCAGCTGGAGACGCTACAGACAAGACACTCAGTTAGCGAGATGGCATCAAATAAG TTTAAAAGGATGCTGAATCGCGAGCTGACACAGCTGTCAGAGACAAGCCGTTCAGGGAATCAGGTGTCCGAGTTCATCGCCAACACCTTCTTAG AGAAACAACATGACGTGGAGATCCTGTCTCCACCTCttaaggagaaggagaagaagaagaggccAATGTCACAGATCAGCGGTGTGAAAAAGGTCACACAAAGTCCCAGCTTAGCACCCACCTGCATCCCTCGCTTTGGAGTCACCACACCGCATGAAAGCATGCTGGCCAAG GAGATTGAGGACATTACTCGTTGGGGTATGGATATTTTCAAGGTAGCAGAATATTCCGGAAACCGGCCCCTGACGGTGATCATGCACTCTGTCTTCCAG GAGCGAGACCTTTTGAAAACCTTTAAGATCCCAATTGACACCTTCATCACTTTCATGATGACCTTGGAGGACCACTACCATGCTGATGTAGCTTATCACAATAACATCCATGCAGCTGACGTTGTGCAGTCCACACACGTCCTCCTGTCCACTCCTGCTTTAGAG GCGGTGTTCACAGACCTGGAGATCATGGCTGCTCTCTTCGCCAGTGCCATCCATGATGTCGACCACCCAGGAGTCACCAACCAGTTCCTAATAAACACCA GTTCAGAGTTAGCTTTGATGTATAACGATTCCTCGGTGCTAGAGAATCACCACCTTGCTGTGGGTTTTAAACTGCTCCAAGAGGATAACTGTGACATCTTCCAAAACCTCAGCAAGAAACAGAAAGACTCCCTCCGCAAGATGGTGATCGACATG GTGCTGGCCACAGATATGTCCAAACACATGAACTTCTTGGCAGACATGAAGACAATGGTTGAGACCAAGAAGGTGACCAGTCTGGGAGTCCTGCTGCTTGACAACTACTCCGATCGCATCCAG GTTCTGCAGAACATGGTCCACTGTGCTGACCTGAGCAACCCAACCAAACCACTGGAGCTGTATCGGCAGTGGACAGATCGAATAATGGTGGAGTTCTTTACGCAGGGAGACCGGGAGCGGGACAAGGGCATGGAGATCAGTCCAATGTGCGACAAACACAACGCCTCCATAGAGAAGAGCCAG GTGGGGTTCATTGACTACATTGTCCACCCTCTGTGGGAGACCTGGGCGGACTTGGTGCACCCTGATGCTCAGGACATCCTGGACACGCTGGAGGACAACAGGGAGTGGTACCAGAGCATGATCCCTCGCAGCCCCGAGCCCCCCAGCCCTGAGGAGCACCATGTTGAGGTTGAACCAGCAGGAGGAGCTGTGGGAGCAGGAGGGGCTGCCCCTTCAGGAGGTGGAGGGGACAAGTTCCAGTTTGAACTCACTctagaggaagaggaagaggatgaggaggaaagagagtCTGACCTCGAGAGTCCTCTAGATGAGGACTCTCACTCGGGTGGCGAGCGGCACCGGGACTCCTCACCATCCCTGTCTCCTGAccccaacagcagcagcaggtaccGCCCCCCCTCACCCCACCCACCTCGAACCCTAAGTTTGGCCACCATGTCTGCGTGCAGCCCCCACAGGACGCTGGTCACTCCAAGGCGAGAGggcacagacagagacagagaactGAGCCAGGAGGGTGACGGAGTAGCCTTCCTGCATCTTGGCACATAA
- the LOC137132172 gene encoding 3',5'-cyclic-AMP phosphodiesterase 4C-like isoform X7, with the protein MSAVHGVPLDRLEVLYRRALASHDEHRFDVENGLSVGRSPLDSQTSPGSGLVLQANFPHSQRRESFLYRSDSDFDLSPKTMSRNSSTASDLEEGLKHWEVSWLPRHGEDMIVTPFAQVLASLRTVRSNVAVLTHLQDRVGNKRPSSGNQPSTCKPCLTEEPYQKLAVETLEELDWCLDQLETLQTRHSVSEMASNKFKRMLNRELTQLSETSRSGNQVSEFIANTFLEKQHDVEILSPPLKEKEKKKRPMSQISGVKKVTQSPSLAPTCIPRFGVTTPHESMLAKEIEDITRWGMDIFKVAEYSGNRPLTVIMHSVFQERDLLKTFKIPIDTFITFMMTLEDHYHADVAYHNNIHAADVVQSTHVLLSTPALEAVFTDLEIMAALFASAIHDVDHPGVTNQFLINTSSELALMYNDSSVLENHHLAVGFKLLQEDNCDIFQNLSKKQKDSLRKMVIDMVLATDMSKHMNFLADMKTMVETKKVTSLGVLLLDNYSDRIQVLQNMVHCADLSNPTKPLELYRQWTDRIMVEFFTQGDRERDKGMEISPMCDKHNASIEKSQVGFIDYIVHPLWETWADLVHPDAQDILDTLEDNREWYQSMIPRSPEPPSPEEHHVEVEPAGGAVGAGGAAPSGGGGDKFQFELTLEEEEEDEEERESDLESPLDEDSHSGGERHRDSSPSLSPDPNSSSRYRPPSPHPPRTLSLATMSACSPHRTLVTPRREGTDRDRELSQEGDGVAFLHLGT; encoded by the exons TTTTGATGTGGAGAATGGCCTGTCAGTGGGTCGCAGTCCACTGGACTCTCAGACTAGCCCGGGTTCTGGTCTGGTACTTCAGGCCAACTTCCCCCACAGTCAGCGCCGTGAGTCATTCCTCTACCGCTCCGACTCAGACTTCGACCTCTCGCCCAAAACCATGTCCCGCAACTCGTCCACTGCCAGCGACCT GGAGGAGGGATTGAAGCATTGGGAAGTCAGTTGGCTACCTCG gcATGGAGAAGACATGATAGTGACGCCATTTGCACAG GTTCTTGCCAGTCTACGAACAGTGAGAAGTAACGTTGCTGTTCTGACACATCTGCAAGATCGTGTGGGAAACAA GCGGCCATCGAGTGGAAACCAACCATCCACGTGTAAACCATGTCTCACAG AGGAGCCTTACCAGAAGCTGGCAGTGGAGACACTGGAAGAGCTGGACTGGTGTTTGGACCAGCTGGAGACGCTACAGACAAGACACTCAGTTAGCGAGATGGCATCAAATAAG TTTAAAAGGATGCTGAATCGCGAGCTGACACAGCTGTCAGAGACAAGCCGTTCAGGGAATCAGGTGTCCGAGTTCATCGCCAACACCTTCTTAG AGAAACAACATGACGTGGAGATCCTGTCTCCACCTCttaaggagaaggagaagaagaagaggccAATGTCACAGATCAGCGGTGTGAAAAAGGTCACACAAAGTCCCAGCTTAGCACCCACCTGCATCCCTCGCTTTGGAGTCACCACACCGCATGAAAGCATGCTGGCCAAG GAGATTGAGGACATTACTCGTTGGGGTATGGATATTTTCAAGGTAGCAGAATATTCCGGAAACCGGCCCCTGACGGTGATCATGCACTCTGTCTTCCAG GAGCGAGACCTTTTGAAAACCTTTAAGATCCCAATTGACACCTTCATCACTTTCATGATGACCTTGGAGGACCACTACCATGCTGATGTAGCTTATCACAATAACATCCATGCAGCTGACGTTGTGCAGTCCACACACGTCCTCCTGTCCACTCCTGCTTTAGAG GCGGTGTTCACAGACCTGGAGATCATGGCTGCTCTCTTCGCCAGTGCCATCCATGATGTCGACCACCCAGGAGTCACCAACCAGTTCCTAATAAACACCA GTTCAGAGTTAGCTTTGATGTATAACGATTCCTCGGTGCTAGAGAATCACCACCTTGCTGTGGGTTTTAAACTGCTCCAAGAGGATAACTGTGACATCTTCCAAAACCTCAGCAAGAAACAGAAAGACTCCCTCCGCAAGATGGTGATCGACATG GTGCTGGCCACAGATATGTCCAAACACATGAACTTCTTGGCAGACATGAAGACAATGGTTGAGACCAAGAAGGTGACCAGTCTGGGAGTCCTGCTGCTTGACAACTACTCCGATCGCATCCAG GTTCTGCAGAACATGGTCCACTGTGCTGACCTGAGCAACCCAACCAAACCACTGGAGCTGTATCGGCAGTGGACAGATCGAATAATGGTGGAGTTCTTTACGCAGGGAGACCGGGAGCGGGACAAGGGCATGGAGATCAGTCCAATGTGCGACAAACACAACGCCTCCATAGAGAAGAGCCAG GTGGGGTTCATTGACTACATTGTCCACCCTCTGTGGGAGACCTGGGCGGACTTGGTGCACCCTGATGCTCAGGACATCCTGGACACGCTGGAGGACAACAGGGAGTGGTACCAGAGCATGATCCCTCGCAGCCCCGAGCCCCCCAGCCCTGAGGAGCACCATGTTGAGGTTGAACCAGCAGGAGGAGCTGTGGGAGCAGGAGGGGCTGCCCCTTCAGGAGGTGGAGGGGACAAGTTCCAGTTTGAACTCACTctagaggaagaggaagaggatgaggaggaaagagagtCTGACCTCGAGAGTCCTCTAGATGAGGACTCTCACTCGGGTGGCGAGCGGCACCGGGACTCCTCACCATCCCTGTCTCCTGAccccaacagcagcagcaggtaccGCCCCCCCTCACCCCACCCACCTCGAACCCTAAGTTTGGCCACCATGTCTGCGTGCAGCCCCCACAGGACGCTGGTCACTCCAAGGCGAGAGggcacagacagagacagagaactGAGCCAGGAGGGTGACGGAGTAGCCTTCCTGCATCTTGGCACATAA
- the LOC137132172 gene encoding 3',5'-cyclic-AMP phosphodiesterase 4C-like isoform X1: protein MSWLEVNKNHGRRDSLPVVQHAVRRRFSGSVVLPPLWRRHSCQDHAYDGRRMSAVHGVPLDRLEVLYRRALASHDEHRFDVENGLSVGRSPLDSQTSPGSGLVLQANFPHSQRRESFLYRSDSDFDLSPKTMSRNSSTASDLEEGLKHWEVSWLPRHGEDMIVTPFAQVLASLRTVRSNVAVLTHLQDRVGNKRPSSGNQPSTCKPCLTEEPYQKLAVETLEELDWCLDQLETLQTRHSVSEMASNKFKRMLNRELTQLSETSRSGNQVSEFIANTFLEKQHDVEILSPPLKEKEKKKRPMSQISGVKKVTQSPSLAPTCIPRFGVTTPHESMLAKEIEDITRWGMDIFKVAEYSGNRPLTVIMHSVFQERDLLKTFKIPIDTFITFMMTLEDHYHADVAYHNNIHAADVVQSTHVLLSTPALEAVFTDLEIMAALFASAIHDVDHPGVTNQFLINTSSELALMYNDSSVLENHHLAVGFKLLQEDNCDIFQNLSKKQKDSLRKMVIDMVLATDMSKHMNFLADMKTMVETKKVTSLGVLLLDNYSDRIQVLQNMVHCADLSNPTKPLELYRQWTDRIMVEFFTQGDRERDKGMEISPMCDKHNASIEKSQVGFIDYIVHPLWETWADLVHPDAQDILDTLEDNREWYQSMIPRSPEPPSPEEHHVEVEPAGGAVGAGGAAPSGGGGDKFQFELTLEEEEEDEEERESDLESPLDEDSHSGGERHRDSSPSLSPDPNSSSRYRPPSPHPPRTLSLATMSACSPHRTLVTPRREGTDRDRELSQEGDGVAFLHLGT, encoded by the exons TTTTGATGTGGAGAATGGCCTGTCAGTGGGTCGCAGTCCACTGGACTCTCAGACTAGCCCGGGTTCTGGTCTGGTACTTCAGGCCAACTTCCCCCACAGTCAGCGCCGTGAGTCATTCCTCTACCGCTCCGACTCAGACTTCGACCTCTCGCCCAAAACCATGTCCCGCAACTCGTCCACTGCCAGCGACCT GGAGGAGGGATTGAAGCATTGGGAAGTCAGTTGGCTACCTCG gcATGGAGAAGACATGATAGTGACGCCATTTGCACAG GTTCTTGCCAGTCTACGAACAGTGAGAAGTAACGTTGCTGTTCTGACACATCTGCAAGATCGTGTGGGAAACAA GCGGCCATCGAGTGGAAACCAACCATCCACGTGTAAACCATGTCTCACAG AGGAGCCTTACCAGAAGCTGGCAGTGGAGACACTGGAAGAGCTGGACTGGTGTTTGGACCAGCTGGAGACGCTACAGACAAGACACTCAGTTAGCGAGATGGCATCAAATAAG TTTAAAAGGATGCTGAATCGCGAGCTGACACAGCTGTCAGAGACAAGCCGTTCAGGGAATCAGGTGTCCGAGTTCATCGCCAACACCTTCTTAG AGAAACAACATGACGTGGAGATCCTGTCTCCACCTCttaaggagaaggagaagaagaagaggccAATGTCACAGATCAGCGGTGTGAAAAAGGTCACACAAAGTCCCAGCTTAGCACCCACCTGCATCCCTCGCTTTGGAGTCACCACACCGCATGAAAGCATGCTGGCCAAG GAGATTGAGGACATTACTCGTTGGGGTATGGATATTTTCAAGGTAGCAGAATATTCCGGAAACCGGCCCCTGACGGTGATCATGCACTCTGTCTTCCAG GAGCGAGACCTTTTGAAAACCTTTAAGATCCCAATTGACACCTTCATCACTTTCATGATGACCTTGGAGGACCACTACCATGCTGATGTAGCTTATCACAATAACATCCATGCAGCTGACGTTGTGCAGTCCACACACGTCCTCCTGTCCACTCCTGCTTTAGAG GCGGTGTTCACAGACCTGGAGATCATGGCTGCTCTCTTCGCCAGTGCCATCCATGATGTCGACCACCCAGGAGTCACCAACCAGTTCCTAATAAACACCA GTTCAGAGTTAGCTTTGATGTATAACGATTCCTCGGTGCTAGAGAATCACCACCTTGCTGTGGGTTTTAAACTGCTCCAAGAGGATAACTGTGACATCTTCCAAAACCTCAGCAAGAAACAGAAAGACTCCCTCCGCAAGATGGTGATCGACATG GTGCTGGCCACAGATATGTCCAAACACATGAACTTCTTGGCAGACATGAAGACAATGGTTGAGACCAAGAAGGTGACCAGTCTGGGAGTCCTGCTGCTTGACAACTACTCCGATCGCATCCAG GTTCTGCAGAACATGGTCCACTGTGCTGACCTGAGCAACCCAACCAAACCACTGGAGCTGTATCGGCAGTGGACAGATCGAATAATGGTGGAGTTCTTTACGCAGGGAGACCGGGAGCGGGACAAGGGCATGGAGATCAGTCCAATGTGCGACAAACACAACGCCTCCATAGAGAAGAGCCAG GTGGGGTTCATTGACTACATTGTCCACCCTCTGTGGGAGACCTGGGCGGACTTGGTGCACCCTGATGCTCAGGACATCCTGGACACGCTGGAGGACAACAGGGAGTGGTACCAGAGCATGATCCCTCGCAGCCCCGAGCCCCCCAGCCCTGAGGAGCACCATGTTGAGGTTGAACCAGCAGGAGGAGCTGTGGGAGCAGGAGGGGCTGCCCCTTCAGGAGGTGGAGGGGACAAGTTCCAGTTTGAACTCACTctagaggaagaggaagaggatgaggaggaaagagagtCTGACCTCGAGAGTCCTCTAGATGAGGACTCTCACTCGGGTGGCGAGCGGCACCGGGACTCCTCACCATCCCTGTCTCCTGAccccaacagcagcagcaggtaccGCCCCCCCTCACCCCACCCACCTCGAACCCTAAGTTTGGCCACCATGTCTGCGTGCAGCCCCCACAGGACGCTGGTCACTCCAAGGCGAGAGggcacagacagagacagagaactGAGCCAGGAGGGTGACGGAGTAGCCTTCCTGCATCTTGGCACATAA